The following proteins are encoded in a genomic region of Streptococcus sp. 29892:
- a CDS encoding ABC-F family ATP-binding cassette domain-containing protein yields MLTVSDVSLRFSDRKLFDDVNIKFTAGNTYGLIGANGAGKSTFLKILAGDIEPSTGHISLGPDERLSVLRQNHFDYEDERVIDVVIMGNEQLYSIMKEKDAIYMKEDFSDEDGVRAAELEGEFAELGGWEAESEASQLLQNLNISEDLHYQNMSELTNGEKVKVLLAKALFGKPDVLLLDEPTNGLDIQSINWLEDFLIDFENTVIVVSHDRHFLNKVCTHMADLDFGKIKIFVGNYDFWKQSSELAARLQADRNAKAEEKIKELQEFVARFSANASKSKQATSRKKMLDKIELEEIIPSSRKYPFINFKSEREIGNDLLTVENLKVVIDGETILDNISFILRPGDKTALIGQNDIQTTALIRALMGDIEYEGTVKWGVTTSQSYLPKDNSRDFDTNESILDWLRQFASKEEDDNTFLRGFLGRMLFSGDEVNKPVNVLSGGEKVRVMLSKLMLLKSNVLVLDDPTNHLDLESISSLNDGLKAFKESIIFASHDHEFIQTLANHIIVISKNGVIDRIDETYDEFLENAEVQAKVQELWKA; encoded by the coding sequence TGAGCCTTCAACAGGCCATATCTCCCTTGGACCAGACGAACGCCTTTCTGTGCTACGTCAGAACCATTTCGACTATGAAGATGAGCGCGTGATTGACGTCGTTATCATGGGGAATGAACAACTTTACAGCATTATGAAAGAAAAAGATGCCATCTACATGAAAGAAGATTTTTCTGATGAAGATGGTGTCCGTGCTGCTGAATTAGAAGGTGAATTTGCTGAACTTGGTGGCTGGGAAGCAGAAAGTGAAGCTTCACAATTGCTCCAAAACCTTAATATATCAGAAGATCTCCACTACCAAAACATGAGCGAATTGACCAATGGTGAGAAGGTCAAAGTTCTCTTGGCCAAGGCCCTCTTTGGTAAACCTGATGTGCTTCTCTTGGACGAGCCGACCAACGGTTTGGATATTCAATCCATCAACTGGTTGGAAGATTTCCTGATTGACTTTGAAAATACAGTTATCGTCGTATCCCACGACCGCCACTTCCTAAACAAAGTATGTACCCACATGGCCGACCTTGACTTCGGTAAAATCAAGATTTTCGTTGGTAACTACGACTTCTGGAAACAATCCAGTGAATTGGCAGCTCGTTTGCAAGCAGACCGTAACGCAAAAGCAGAAGAAAAAATCAAGGAATTACAAGAATTCGTTGCCCGCTTCTCTGCCAATGCTTCAAAGTCTAAACAAGCAACCTCTCGTAAAAAGATGTTGGATAAAATTGAGTTGGAAGAAATTATCCCTTCTAGCCGTAAATACCCATTTATCAACTTCAAATCTGAACGTGAAATCGGTAATGACCTCCTAACCGTTGAAAACTTGAAAGTTGTCATCGACGGTGAAACCATTTTGGATAATATCAGCTTTATCCTACGTCCAGGTGATAAGACGGCCCTCATTGGCCAAAACGACATCCAAACAACTGCTCTGATTCGTGCCTTGATGGGTGATATCGAGTATGAAGGTACTGTCAAGTGGGGTGTCACTACCAGTCAATCTTACCTACCAAAAGACAACAGCCGTGATTTTGACACCAACGAATCCATCCTAGACTGGCTCCGTCAATTTGCTAGCAAGGAAGAAGATGATAATACCTTCTTGCGTGGTTTCTTGGGCCGTATGCTCTTCTCTGGCGATGAAGTGAACAAACCTGTCAATGTCTTGTCAGGGGGCGAAAAGGTGCGCGTGATGTTATCTAAACTTATGCTCCTCAAATCCAATGTCTTGGTATTGGATGACCCGACCAACCACCTAGACTTGGAATCTATTTCCAGTCTAAACGATGGTTTGAAAGCCTTCAAAGAGTCCATCATCTTTGCTAGCCATGACCATGAATTTATTCAAACTTTAGCAAACCACATCATTGTTATCTCTAAAAATGGCGTGATTGACCGCATTGACGAAACCTACGACGAATTCTTGGAAAATGCTGAAGTACAAGCAAAAGTACAAGAACTTTGGAAAGCATAA